The Dunckerocampus dactyliophorus isolate RoL2022-P2 chromosome 1, RoL_Ddac_1.1, whole genome shotgun sequence genome has a segment encoding these proteins:
- the LOC129190882 gene encoding membrane-associated guanylate kinase, WW and PDZ domain-containing protein 2 isoform X8, with translation MSIDYLFSMHADHILPFSDSGNYYGTPRPIHISPESPPITYQEHRNLLRNFRTRSKSLNNLEKAAVEVENGEDELGLSGGHRSPSRRRASSVLENGIICNMGGARGREVPPDHWEQAFSDPGECHYKDHKRTSWQSPRAPSRESIYKNEWFTEHPEDLRGFLVRTHLIKGPRGFGFNIVGGSKPREFLQVYSVTSSGPSALKTADILVYINDICVLGVSHKEVVEMLKSIPVGHSVHIAVRRGYPMLYNHDGCLKQPPQNILDNEDPILLPTTFQPQSLHQIPRHPTPTPQTHHFNGFHGDYMEPGMILDANGNATSLASRQSSFRRSSLSNAASPPLTRPPRSLRSLARLQSFDPTLASQSDSEVVSAIGSHRASVIRNHNNNSLSTPPHHLRYGTSKSSESDLSTCTLPVSRLPMPQSPKRPSSSPGGPRSAHAHLFRPQSSHLRPPPTPDSPRHRSFNGFHSNTSPTASPSKMSSPGAMSVGSGLGGFSGGELVPVALAQSERDRGLGFSMMAGGPGGWMTIVRRIWDRKQCNTLQPGDAIVKINGADVQSLSLAQVQTVLQEHTKQGEVILLVYRGGIYHSTISPGSIRRLCPPLLHPPPPPGGLDSHVIHSDALPMPRTSFSTPPSSAQTCSSLIQSTSFLESIPVTLTMEPKDWIKTGLEDDAGRVTEHDSGLEMREDERVRPLRGFDVELRRKPGEGFGFVIASQDLENTKAASLLPHRFVTVRRGSPASKSGQIRPGDRLEAVEGRSVVTLPHRELAQILRRAGNTLRLTIVPRPSTYSPGLSEPTEYDLGHRSKKGQRSRPKRDSRYYSIDLDRGPSGFGFSLRGGSEYNMGLYVLGLMEGGPASRSQKMQVSDQLVEINGDSTAGMTHSQAVEQIRRGGHRIHLVLKRGNGYVPDYGHKHRITSPSHLRHPREQGMAAVDSTRQRGHRSKQKRRSKSLDAREKRTGRRKRRSGGRSGLRSPNLEIVDDEGGQRESSQKARRRKRESRSLPKDALSFSDSDDKNVTASRRKGERGRSREWRGRSEEHLRSEEGKESVQEEKQEVAPVEERVAEKAKEVKEEANLERGDSSEDVVLPIPSRAKNLPRPKEESEEENDENWEVAAGYHEMKQLQGLLDDDEGEDRRLGVEEDHREDDAHNRPLSSDAVMYSQRKPFSFLTSSLSLDQLRDDESESGGSESDGSMSAASISGLSVVAAEAGRRRAIVLPGPWLTPSHQ, from the exons ATGAGCATTGATTATTTGTTTTCAATGCACGCAGATCACATCTTGCCTTTCTCTGACTCAGGGAATTACTACGGCACGCCTCGACCCATTCACATCAGCCCGGAGAGCCCCCCCATTACATACCAGGAACACCGCAACCTGCTCAGGAACTTCCGCACGCGCAGCAAGTCGCTCAACAACCTGGAGAAGGCTGCGGTGGAAGTGGAGAATGGCGAGGACGAGCTGGGCCTCTCAG GGGGACATCGCTCACCCAGTCGGCGGCGGGCATCGAGCGTCCTCGAAAATGGGATCATCTGCAATATGGGTGGAGCCAGAGGGAGAGAGGTGCCGCCGGATCACTGGGAGCAGGCGTTCAGCGATCCAGGAGAGTGTCACTACAAGGA CCACAAGAGGACCAGCTGGCAGAGTCCTCGGGCTCCAAGCAGGGAGTCAATCTACAAAAACGAAT gGTTCACAGAGCACCCAGAGGATCTTCGGGGTTTTCTTGTGCGCACACATTTGATCAAGGGCCCCAGAGGTTTTGGCTTCAATATCGTTGGAGGCAGCAAGCCAAGAGAGTTCCTGCAGGTCTACAGCGTGACTTCAAGTGGACCCTCAGCACTCAAGACAG CGGACATCCTggtgtatatcaatgacatttgtgtgTTGGGAGTGTCCCACAAGGAGGTAGTGGAGATGCTCAAGTCAATACCAGTGGGCCACAGTGTACATATAGCAGTCAGAAGAGGATACCCCATGTTATACAACCATGACGGGTGTCTCAAGCAGCCCCCACAGAACATACTGGACAATGAGGACCCCATCTTGTTACCTACCACCTTCCAGCCTCAGTCTCTTCACCAAATACCTCGCCACCCAACACCAACTCCCCAGACCCATCACTTTAACGGATTCCATGGTGATTACATGGAGCCTGGCATGATCCTTGACGCTAATGGAAATGCCACTTCATTAGCTAGCAGACAGTCCTCATTCAGACGCTCCAGTTTGAGTAATGCTGCCTCTCCGCCCCTTACACGCCCACCTCGTTCCCTGAGAAGCTTGGCCCGACTGCAGTCGTTTGACCCAACACTGGCAAGCCAGAGTGACAGTGAAGTGGTCTCTGCAATTGGTTCACAcag GGCATCGGTGATCCGTAATCACAACAATAACTCCCTGTCAACACCGCCCCATCATTTACGTTACGGTACATCCAAGTCATCCGAGAGTGACTTATCTACCTGCACCCTGCCTGTGTCCCGCCTGCCCATGCCTCAGTCACCCAAGAGGCCCTCATCATCCCCAGGTGGTCCCCGCAGTGCTCACGCCCACCTCTTCAGGCCGCAGTCCTCCCACCTCAGACCTCCACCAACACCTGACAGCCCCCGCCACCGCAGCTTTAATGGTTTCCATAGCAACACCAGCCCTACTGCAAGTCCCAGCAAGATGTCCTCTCCTGGTGCAATGAGTGTGGGTAGTGGACTTGGAGGATTCAGCGGAGGGGAGTTGGTGCCGGTGGCTTTGGCCCAGAGTGAAAGAGACAGGGGCCTGGGCTTCAGCATGATGGCTGGTGGTCCAGGAGGCTGGATGACCATTGTGAGGAGAATCTGGGACAGGAAGCAGTGCAATACTTTACAGCCAGGGGATGCTATTGTCAAAATCAATGGAGCTGATGTTCAGAGCCTTAGTCTTGCTCAG GTACAAACAGTTCTTCAGGAGCATACCAAACAGGGAGAAGTCATCCTATTGGTATACAGGGGAG GCATCTATCATTCAACTATTTCCCCAGGCTCCATTCGGAGACTTTGCCCTCCTCTGCTccaccctcctcctccacctggtGGCTTGGACAGCCACGTCATCCACAGTGATGCCTTACCTATGCCCCGTACTTCATTCAGTACTCCTCCATCCTCGGCCCAGACGTGTTCCTCGCTGATCCAGAGCACCAGTTTCTTGGAGTCAATTCCGGTCACTCTGACCATGGAGCCCAAAGACTGGATCAAAACAGGTTTGGAGGATGATGCCGGTAGAGTCACAGAACACGATTCAGGTCTGGAAATGCGAGAAGATGAGAGAGTCCGACCACTGAGAGGGTTTGATGTGGAGTTGAGGAGAAAGCCAGGGGAGGGTTTTGGATTCGTCATCGCCTCTCAAGATCTGGAGAACACGAAAG CTGCATCCCTTCTCCCCCACCGCTTTGTGACGGTGCGCAGAGGCAGCCCGGCATCTAAGAGCGGTCAGATTCGGCCCGGAGATCGATTGGAGGCCGTTGAAGGACGCTCAGTGGTGACACTTCCTCATCGCGAGCTTGCCCAGATTCTACGGCGTGCAGGAAACACTCTACGCCTCACCATTGTCCCCCGGCCCAGCACCT ACTCACCAGGCCTTTCGGAGCCCACAGAGTATGACCTTggtcacagaagcaaaaagggtCAGAGGTCACGgccaaaa CGCGACTCCAGGTATTACAGCATCGACTTGGATCGGGGCCCCTCTGGCTTTGGGTTCAGCCTCAGAGGGGGAAGTGAATACAACATGGGCCTCTACGTCCTGGGACTAATGGAGGGAGGGCCGGCCTCACGCAGCCAAAAGATGCAG GTGAGTGACCAGCTTGTGGAGATCAATGGTGACAGCACAGCGGGGATGACACACAGTCAGGCAGTGGAGCAGATCCGCAGAGGAGGCCACCGCATTCATCTGGTCCTCAAGAGAGGAAATGGATATGTGCCTGACTATG GCCATAAGCACAGAATCACCTCCCCCTCCCACCTGCGTCACCCCCGGGAGCAGGGTATGGCTGCAGTAGACTCTACCAGGCAGAGGGGGCACCGCTCCAAGCAGAAGAGGAGAAGCAAGTCTTTGGACGCACGTGAGAAACgaacaggaaggaggaaaaggCGTTCAGGAGGTCGCTCAGGATTACGTAGCCCCAACTTGGAGATTGTGGATGACGAGGGAGGCCAGCGGGAGAGCTCACAGAaagcgaggaggaggaaaagagaaTCTCGGAGTCTGCCAAAAGACGCCCTGTCGTTTTCTGATAGTGATGATAAGAACGTGACAGCAAGCAGGAGAAAAGGTGAGAGAGGGAGGAGCAGAGAGTGGAGAGGTAGGAGTGAGGAGCACCTGAGGAGTGAGGAAGGGAAGGAGTCTGTGCAAGAggagaagcaggaagtagctCCTGTTGAGGAGAGGGTAGCAGAAAAGGCCAAAGAGGTAAAGGAGGAAGCAAATCTAGAGAGAGGAGACAGCTCGGAGGATGTTGTGCTGCCAATTCCAAGTCGTGCAAAAAATCTTCCTCGGCCCAAAGAGGAGAGTGAGGAGGAAAACGATGAGAACTGGGAAGTGGCAGCAGGCTACCATGAGATGAAGCAGCTGCAGGGCTTACTAGACGATGATGAGGGTGAAGATCGGCGTCTGGGAGTTGAGGAAGATCACAGAGAAGATGATGCACACAACAGACCTTTGTCAAgtgatgctgtgatgtattCACAGAGGAAACCATTCTCCTTCCTCACTTCCTCACTTTCTTTAGATCAGCTGAGGGATGATGAGTCAGAGTCTGGAGGCAGCGAATCAGATGGCAGCATGTCTGCGGCCAGCATCTCTGGCCTCTCTGTGGTCGCTGCAGAAGCAGGCAGGCGCAGGGCCATCGTGCTGCCAGGTCCTTGGCTCACACCCAGCCACCAGTAG
- the LOC129190882 gene encoding membrane-associated guanylate kinase, WW and PDZ domain-containing protein 2 isoform X9, producing the protein MADNPPKHSDGSSQSKSRPGNYYGTPRPIHISPESPPITYQEHRNLLRNFRTRSKSLNNLEKAAVEVENGEDELGLSGGHRSPSRRRASSVLENGIICNMGGARGREVPPDHWEQAFSDPGECHYKDHKRTSWQSPRAPSRESIYKNEWFTEHPEDLRGFLVRTHLIKGPRGFGFNIVGGSKPREFLQVYSVTSSGPSALKTADILVYINDICVLGVSHKEVVEMLKSIPVGHSVHIAVRRGYPMLYNHDGCLKQPPQNILDNEDPILLPTTFQPQSLHQIPRHPTPTPQTHHFNGFHGDYMEPGMILDANGNATSLASRQSSFRRSSLSNAASPPLTRPPRSLRSLARLQSFDPTLASQSDSEVVSAIGSHRASVIRNHNNNSLSTPPHHLRYGTSKSSESDLSTCTLPVSRLPMPQSPKRPSSSPGGPRSAHAHLFRPQSSHLRPPPTPDSPRHRSFNGFHSNTSPTASPSKMSSPGAMSVGSGLGGFSGGELVPVALAQSERDRGLGFSMMAGGPGGWMTIVRRIWDRKQCNTLQPGDAIVKINGADVQSLSLAQVQTVLQEHTKQGEVILLVYRGGIYHSTISPGSIRRLCPPLLHPPPPPGGLDSHVIHSDALPMPRTSFSTPPSSAQTCSSLIQSTSFLESIPVTLTMEPKDWIKTGLEDDAGRVTEHDSGLEMREDERVRPLRGFDVELRRKPGEGFGFVIASQDLENTKAASLLPHRFVTVRRGSPASKSGQIRPGDRLEAVEGRSVVTLPHRELAQILRRAGNTLRLTIVPRPSTYSPGLSEPTEYDLGHRSKKGQRSRPKRDSRYYSIDLDRGPSGFGFSLRGGSEYNMGLYVLGLMEGGPASRSQKMQVSDQLVEINGDSTAGMTHSQAVEQIRRGGHRIHLVLKRGNGYVPDYGHKHRITSPSHLRHPREQGMAAVDSTRQRGHRSKQKRRSKSLDAREKRTGRRKRRSGGRSGLRSPNLEIVDDEGGQRESSQKARRRKRESRSLPKDALSFSDSDDKNVTASRRKGERGRSREWRGRSEEHLRSEEGKESVQEEKQEVAPVEERVAEKAKEVKEEANLERGDSSEDVVLPIPSRAKNLPRPKEESEEENDENWEVAAGYHEMKQLQGLLDDDEGEDRRLGVEEDHREDDAHNRPLSSDAVMYSQRKPFSFLTSSLSLDQLRDDESESGGSESDGSMSAASISGLSVVAAEAGRRRAIVLPGPWLTPSHQ; encoded by the exons ATGGCTGACAACCCACCCAAACATTCAGATGGCTCCTCCCAATCAAAAAGTCGACCAG GGAATTACTACGGCACGCCTCGACCCATTCACATCAGCCCGGAGAGCCCCCCCATTACATACCAGGAACACCGCAACCTGCTCAGGAACTTCCGCACGCGCAGCAAGTCGCTCAACAACCTGGAGAAGGCTGCGGTGGAAGTGGAGAATGGCGAGGACGAGCTGGGCCTCTCAG GGGGACATCGCTCACCCAGTCGGCGGCGGGCATCGAGCGTCCTCGAAAATGGGATCATCTGCAATATGGGTGGAGCCAGAGGGAGAGAGGTGCCGCCGGATCACTGGGAGCAGGCGTTCAGCGATCCAGGAGAGTGTCACTACAAGGA CCACAAGAGGACCAGCTGGCAGAGTCCTCGGGCTCCAAGCAGGGAGTCAATCTACAAAAACGAAT gGTTCACAGAGCACCCAGAGGATCTTCGGGGTTTTCTTGTGCGCACACATTTGATCAAGGGCCCCAGAGGTTTTGGCTTCAATATCGTTGGAGGCAGCAAGCCAAGAGAGTTCCTGCAGGTCTACAGCGTGACTTCAAGTGGACCCTCAGCACTCAAGACAG CGGACATCCTggtgtatatcaatgacatttgtgtgTTGGGAGTGTCCCACAAGGAGGTAGTGGAGATGCTCAAGTCAATACCAGTGGGCCACAGTGTACATATAGCAGTCAGAAGAGGATACCCCATGTTATACAACCATGACGGGTGTCTCAAGCAGCCCCCACAGAACATACTGGACAATGAGGACCCCATCTTGTTACCTACCACCTTCCAGCCTCAGTCTCTTCACCAAATACCTCGCCACCCAACACCAACTCCCCAGACCCATCACTTTAACGGATTCCATGGTGATTACATGGAGCCTGGCATGATCCTTGACGCTAATGGAAATGCCACTTCATTAGCTAGCAGACAGTCCTCATTCAGACGCTCCAGTTTGAGTAATGCTGCCTCTCCGCCCCTTACACGCCCACCTCGTTCCCTGAGAAGCTTGGCCCGACTGCAGTCGTTTGACCCAACACTGGCAAGCCAGAGTGACAGTGAAGTGGTCTCTGCAATTGGTTCACAcag GGCATCGGTGATCCGTAATCACAACAATAACTCCCTGTCAACACCGCCCCATCATTTACGTTACGGTACATCCAAGTCATCCGAGAGTGACTTATCTACCTGCACCCTGCCTGTGTCCCGCCTGCCCATGCCTCAGTCACCCAAGAGGCCCTCATCATCCCCAGGTGGTCCCCGCAGTGCTCACGCCCACCTCTTCAGGCCGCAGTCCTCCCACCTCAGACCTCCACCAACACCTGACAGCCCCCGCCACCGCAGCTTTAATGGTTTCCATAGCAACACCAGCCCTACTGCAAGTCCCAGCAAGATGTCCTCTCCTGGTGCAATGAGTGTGGGTAGTGGACTTGGAGGATTCAGCGGAGGGGAGTTGGTGCCGGTGGCTTTGGCCCAGAGTGAAAGAGACAGGGGCCTGGGCTTCAGCATGATGGCTGGTGGTCCAGGAGGCTGGATGACCATTGTGAGGAGAATCTGGGACAGGAAGCAGTGCAATACTTTACAGCCAGGGGATGCTATTGTCAAAATCAATGGAGCTGATGTTCAGAGCCTTAGTCTTGCTCAG GTACAAACAGTTCTTCAGGAGCATACCAAACAGGGAGAAGTCATCCTATTGGTATACAGGGGAG GCATCTATCATTCAACTATTTCCCCAGGCTCCATTCGGAGACTTTGCCCTCCTCTGCTccaccctcctcctccacctggtGGCTTGGACAGCCACGTCATCCACAGTGATGCCTTACCTATGCCCCGTACTTCATTCAGTACTCCTCCATCCTCGGCCCAGACGTGTTCCTCGCTGATCCAGAGCACCAGTTTCTTGGAGTCAATTCCGGTCACTCTGACCATGGAGCCCAAAGACTGGATCAAAACAGGTTTGGAGGATGATGCCGGTAGAGTCACAGAACACGATTCAGGTCTGGAAATGCGAGAAGATGAGAGAGTCCGACCACTGAGAGGGTTTGATGTGGAGTTGAGGAGAAAGCCAGGGGAGGGTTTTGGATTCGTCATCGCCTCTCAAGATCTGGAGAACACGAAAG CTGCATCCCTTCTCCCCCACCGCTTTGTGACGGTGCGCAGAGGCAGCCCGGCATCTAAGAGCGGTCAGATTCGGCCCGGAGATCGATTGGAGGCCGTTGAAGGACGCTCAGTGGTGACACTTCCTCATCGCGAGCTTGCCCAGATTCTACGGCGTGCAGGAAACACTCTACGCCTCACCATTGTCCCCCGGCCCAGCACCT ACTCACCAGGCCTTTCGGAGCCCACAGAGTATGACCTTggtcacagaagcaaaaagggtCAGAGGTCACGgccaaaa CGCGACTCCAGGTATTACAGCATCGACTTGGATCGGGGCCCCTCTGGCTTTGGGTTCAGCCTCAGAGGGGGAAGTGAATACAACATGGGCCTCTACGTCCTGGGACTAATGGAGGGAGGGCCGGCCTCACGCAGCCAAAAGATGCAG GTGAGTGACCAGCTTGTGGAGATCAATGGTGACAGCACAGCGGGGATGACACACAGTCAGGCAGTGGAGCAGATCCGCAGAGGAGGCCACCGCATTCATCTGGTCCTCAAGAGAGGAAATGGATATGTGCCTGACTATG GCCATAAGCACAGAATCACCTCCCCCTCCCACCTGCGTCACCCCCGGGAGCAGGGTATGGCTGCAGTAGACTCTACCAGGCAGAGGGGGCACCGCTCCAAGCAGAAGAGGAGAAGCAAGTCTTTGGACGCACGTGAGAAACgaacaggaaggaggaaaaggCGTTCAGGAGGTCGCTCAGGATTACGTAGCCCCAACTTGGAGATTGTGGATGACGAGGGAGGCCAGCGGGAGAGCTCACAGAaagcgaggaggaggaaaagagaaTCTCGGAGTCTGCCAAAAGACGCCCTGTCGTTTTCTGATAGTGATGATAAGAACGTGACAGCAAGCAGGAGAAAAGGTGAGAGAGGGAGGAGCAGAGAGTGGAGAGGTAGGAGTGAGGAGCACCTGAGGAGTGAGGAAGGGAAGGAGTCTGTGCAAGAggagaagcaggaagtagctCCTGTTGAGGAGAGGGTAGCAGAAAAGGCCAAAGAGGTAAAGGAGGAAGCAAATCTAGAGAGAGGAGACAGCTCGGAGGATGTTGTGCTGCCAATTCCAAGTCGTGCAAAAAATCTTCCTCGGCCCAAAGAGGAGAGTGAGGAGGAAAACGATGAGAACTGGGAAGTGGCAGCAGGCTACCATGAGATGAAGCAGCTGCAGGGCTTACTAGACGATGATGAGGGTGAAGATCGGCGTCTGGGAGTTGAGGAAGATCACAGAGAAGATGATGCACACAACAGACCTTTGTCAAgtgatgctgtgatgtattCACAGAGGAAACCATTCTCCTTCCTCACTTCCTCACTTTCTTTAGATCAGCTGAGGGATGATGAGTCAGAGTCTGGAGGCAGCGAATCAGATGGCAGCATGTCTGCGGCCAGCATCTCTGGCCTCTCTGTGGTCGCTGCAGAAGCAGGCAGGCGCAGGGCCATCGTGCTGCCAGGTCCTTGGCTCACACCCAGCCACCAGTAG